The following coding sequences are from one Candidatus Borkfalkia ceftriaxoniphila window:
- a CDS encoding Ig-like domain-containing protein codes for MKKRFLTAFLSVMMVFCLSVSATAFLASAAAVPDDDTYTTNVDLTDKSNFKGVFAGSGNKVIAGEADEIWDFDTQNKTITSKGDLSTNDEVWSNFYYLYYDKADYKNFYMEVTLQHVGDRAGWSGLCFGVENTAKPAKDSANPKGGLTFVQGDGVYTWHDQQINNTEWNDTHIAAKDFNGLSDTVHKLKVYKNHIQYWLNDEDPIVVDLQPGDEALTSGKVGVAVTNKTVSVKSFKVTYLKADGTVGTDETIPATDIEVSGIENNGKATVGTPVPVTVNVLPKGSDGEYTFTSDKDGVYLTDGKLLFKNTGEYNVTFTAKSNPEIKKTFKITAEDADRTGYIAYPLTEEGMSAFESIGIAGNSGNGGAAAKWDDLFTLQDGVLARKVTAAGQVGNDYGVLYFNNRDRKNFELVYSAKGNSDNGWFGAFFAMTNKTQAGNQTGGSAFMQNASAAHNATIWGGTPVGGPYEGGSPSYVQNEFSTFKLRVFEGQIDFFVDDMVTPRISKTVEGDLTGAIALFADGGCNAQFKDVYFGMLDDEGNLIDYKAVESVSIANKAQTAYVGDKLDLTANVLPADATDKSVAFSSSDPTVAAVNAEGKVTFLSEGTVTITASSKDDASKKDSFTVTVSKKVTDVAVTSVSIQNKPTAATVGDKLTLTVKVSPDNATNKNLAFESSDKTIATVSETGVVTFLKAGSVTITVKSEADSSKSDSFTVTVSEKKEEKSGCGSSVAAASMIFAAGALAAAVLVIAKKRAE; via the coding sequence ATGAAAAAGAGGTTTTTGACGGCATTTTTGTCCGTGATGATGGTATTTTGCCTGTCTGTTTCGGCAACGGCGTTTCTCGCTTCGGCGGCCGCCGTGCCCGACGACGATACCTATACGACGAACGTCGATCTGACGGACAAGAGCAATTTCAAAGGCGTGTTCGCGGGATCGGGCAACAAGGTGATCGCGGGCGAGGCCGATGAGATCTGGGATTTCGATACGCAGAACAAGACGATCACGTCCAAAGGCGACCTTTCGACGAACGACGAGGTATGGTCGAATTTCTACTATCTGTATTACGACAAAGCGGACTACAAGAATTTTTATATGGAAGTCACCTTACAGCACGTGGGGGATAGGGCGGGCTGGAGCGGCCTTTGCTTCGGCGTGGAAAATACCGCCAAACCCGCCAAAGATAGTGCGAATCCCAAAGGCGGTCTGACATTTGTACAGGGTGACGGCGTTTATACCTGGCACGATCAGCAAATCAACAACACCGAATGGAACGATACGCATATCGCGGCTAAGGATTTCAACGGCCTTTCCGATACCGTACATAAACTGAAAGTGTACAAAAACCACATTCAGTACTGGCTGAACGACGAAGACCCCATCGTTGTCGATCTGCAGCCGGGCGACGAGGCCTTGACCTCGGGCAAAGTGGGCGTCGCCGTGACCAACAAGACGGTTTCCGTCAAATCTTTCAAGGTGACCTATCTCAAAGCGGACGGCACCGTCGGCACCGACGAAACGATCCCCGCCACGGATATAGAAGTTTCGGGCATCGAAAACAACGGAAAAGCCACGGTCGGCACACCCGTCCCCGTTACCGTCAACGTGCTCCCCAAGGGGTCGGACGGCGAATACACCTTTACGAGCGACAAGGACGGCGTCTACCTCACGGACGGAAAACTGCTCTTCAAAAACACGGGCGAGTACAACGTGACCTTTACAGCCAAGAGCAACCCCGAAATCAAAAAGACTTTTAAGATCACCGCGGAAGACGCCGACAGAACGGGTTATATCGCGTATCCGCTCACCGAAGAGGGTATGAGTGCGTTTGAGTCGATCGGCATTGCAGGCAACTCGGGCAACGGCGGCGCCGCCGCGAAATGGGACGATCTGTTCACCTTGCAGGACGGCGTGCTCGCGCGCAAAGTCACCGCGGCGGGGCAGGTCGGCAACGATTACGGCGTACTGTATTTCAACAACCGCGACCGCAAAAATTTCGAACTCGTTTACAGCGCCAAGGGCAATTCCGACAACGGTTGGTTCGGCGCGTTTTTCGCCATGACAAACAAGACGCAGGCGGGCAACCAGACGGGCGGCTCTGCCTTTATGCAGAACGCTTCCGCGGCGCACAACGCCACCATCTGGGGCGGCACTCCCGTAGGCGGCCCGTACGAGGGCGGCTCTCCTTCCTACGTGCAGAACGAATTCAGCACTTTTAAACTGCGCGTATTCGAAGGGCAGATCGATTTCTTCGTAGACGACATGGTCACGCCCCGCATCAGCAAAACGGTAGAGGGCGATCTGACGGGCGCCATCGCCCTGTTTGCGGACGGCGGCTGCAACGCGCAGTTCAAGGACGTCTATTTCGGAATGCTCGACGATGAGGGCAATCTGATCGACTACAAAGCGGTGGAAAGCGTTTCCATTGCCAACAAGGCGCAGACCGCTTACGTCGGCGACAAACTCGACCTGACGGCGAACGTTTTGCCCGCCGACGCGACCGATAAGAGCGTCGCATTCTCTTCGAGCGATCCGACCGTCGCGGCGGTCAACGCCGAGGGAAAAGTGACCTTCCTGTCCGAAGGCACGGTCACCATTACCGCCTCTTCTAAGGACGACGCGTCCAAAAAAGACAGTTTCACCGTCACGGTGAGCAAGAAAGTCACGGACGTTGCGGTGACTTCCGTTTCCATACAGAACAAACCGACCGCCGCGACGGTTGGCGACAAACTGACGCTGACCGTCAAAGTCAGCCCCGACAACGCGACGAACAAAAACCTCGCGTTCGAATCGAGCGACAAGACCATCGCGACCGTATCCGAAACGGGCGTCGTCACGTTCCTCAAAGCGGGCAGTGTGACCATCACCGTCAAGTCCGAGGCGGATAGTTCCAAGAGCGATTCTTTCACCGTGACCGTTTCCGAAAAGAAAGAGGAAAAGAGCGGCTGCGGTTCGAGCGTCGCGGCGGCGTCGATGATTTTCGCGGCGGGCGCGCTGGCGGCGGCCGTGCTCGTCATCGCCAAAAAGAGAGCCGAATAA